GGCTTCCCCCCGAAGCCATCCAGGTATGCGTGCAGATACTGTCCTGTTTTCGGGGTCGGGATAGAGGGGTGTCCGAAAGATAAAGAAGAGTTGAAGGGTAAAGAGGCCCCGGCATGAAGCTACGCTTAAAGGCGCTCATCATGGTTGTATCGCGGGTCGAGGCGGTGGAGGCCGCGGTTGAGCAGCTGTCGCCGGAGATCGTGGCCGTTATCACTTCCCAGGGTATCGCCGGAGATGTCGCGGTCGAGTGTCAGAGGCTGAAGGACCGGGTGAAGTTTCTCTACGCGATAGTGGACTCACCGATGGAGATCCAGCACTCCTTTGGACGCTTCGAGCATCTGTTCGGGCTCCTTGAAGAGCGGGGATACCCGGCGAAGGATGTCGTGCTCGACGCGACCGGAGGCACGACGACGATGCGCCTCGGTACGGCCCTCGCGGCGATCTCGAAGGGCGTTCGCATGGTCCATCAGCGCGTCCACATGGACCTTGTGGATGGCGAGTGGATACGCGACGAGTCGAAGCCCATCGAAATCGTCCCGATGGAGAACCCCCTTGAATCAACCGGTCTTCTACGAGAAGGTCAGGGCGTGGAACTCTTCGACCGCCGCGACTACGGGGCCGCCGCCCTTATCTTCGCCGACGTAGCCCTGAAGGTCGAGGGCGCCGAACGAAGCCACTACTACACCGGCCTCACCCGCCTCTCGGAAGGCTACGCCGCCTGGGATGTCGCAGATTACGGAACCGCTCTCGAAAAGCTCTCCGCCGCGCGAAAGGAACTCTCGACAAGCTTCTCGGACACGACCTTTGCCGCCCGGGCCGCGAAACTTTCCGCCGTAACCTCCGCCAACCTGGAGTTCCTCGGCAAGGTCCGGGGCGACCTCTCCCTGGAGAACGTCGTGGACATGCTGGAGAACGCCCGCCGCCGCATCGAAGACCAGAACCGCTACGATGACGGCGTCGCTCGACTATATCGCTGCATAGAAATGCTGCATCAATACAATCTGTACAGAAAGCACGGTCTGAAGACAAAAAGCCTGGACTGGGGCAGGGTTTCGGAGAAAGACAAAAAGGTGTTTCTGGAGCGGACGGGCTCTGGGCGGTTACCGGGAGACCTCGACCTGATGCGCTCTCGGGTGCTGGATCAGGTTCTTGAAGGAAAGGCGGCCGGGTTGGAGGAGAATGTGTTCCGGGACCTTCTGCAGCAGCGCAACAATTCTATCCTGGCGCATGGTTTCGAGCCGATAAGTTCAGCCTCCGCCCGTAATTTCCTGCGGTACGTGGATGAGGCGATCAGCCGACCGCAGGTGGCCGAGAAAGCCCGGCATCCACGTCTGAAATAACGTCGGGGCTCCGGGGGTCGGGGTGATTGACAAGCCGGACCGGTGAGCCGTAAACTCCTGCGAACCACATGAGGGGAGAGATGCTTGCACATATTCACGAGTCCCGCCTGTGAGGATCACGTAAACGCCAACGCTTCGGTCGAATCGCCGAAGAGGTATCCGGCGATGGTCTCGGGCGTCGAGGCCGCCAGACTCGCCGGGGCCGGGCTTGAGTACCGCGATGTGAAACCCGCCGACGATGAGCAGTTGCTGCGGGTTCACGACCGGGGCTACCTTGACCTTATCCGCAGAACATCGGAGTCCGGCGGCGGCTACCTCGACGGTGATACGGCGGTCAACGGACGGTCCTGGGACGTGACCCGGCTTGCGAGCGGGGCTGCGGTCGGGGCGGTCGAGGCGGCGATGGACGGGGAGGTCTCGTTCGCGGTGGTGAGGCCGCCGGGGCATCACGCCGGGTCGGACTATGCGATGGGCTTCTGCCTGACAAACCACGCCGCCGTCGCCGCCGCACACGCAAGAAGCCTCGGGGCGGAGCGGGTCGCAGTTCTTGACTGGGACGTGCATCACGGCAACGGGACACAGGATATCTTCTACGGCCGGGCCGACGTACTCTATCTCTCCGTTCACCGGGGCGGGATGTTCTATCCGGGTACGGGGCGACTGGACGAGGTCGGGGAGGGCGCGGGCGCCGGTTTCACGGTGAACATCCCGCTGCGCGGTGGAAGCGGGAGCGCGGAGTACGGGGCCGTATTCCTGGGGGTCTTGATCCCGATCCTCAAAGAATACGCGCCGGAGGTGCTGATCGTCTCGGCGGGCTACGACGCCCACGCTGCGGACCCGCTCGGTGGTATGAGCCTTCGAACCGGGGACTTCGGTCGCTTCGCGGGGTCTCTGACAGCGCTCTGTCGGGAGGTCGGGGCCGGGCCGCCGGCCTTTGTAGCCGAAGGCGGATACAGCCTCGAATCCCTGAGCCAGAGCGTCGCAGCCACCATCACCGGGGCGACCGGGGGGGCGGTGGACGGGCAAACCGTCCCCGAGCCACCGGTTATCTCCGGGAAACTCCGTGACGCGCTCTCGCCTTACTGGAGATGCCTGAGAAGAGCCGTGGAAGACAAGTCGCCGTCATAGGGTCCTGCAGGGTCTGCTAGCATTCCGGTAGCCTCGGCAGGTCGAGGCGGTTTCACATACCGGGAAGAGACGTAGCGGATGGCGATAGACGGTATCCAGAAAGACACGCAAGAACCCGTAGCATCCGGCAAGCCTCAGCGGGTCGTCGAGGCGGGGACCGTCCGGCTGTTGCAGTTTCTTGACTGGGTCGTGCCGCTGGTCTTTGTGTTCGCGCTGCTCACGACGATAGCGAGCCTGTTCTTCGAGGACGGCGGGACCGTCGTGGCGACGGGGATACTCTTCTGTTACGGGCTGACGCTCGTTGCTGCGCGGGCGCTCGTCGAGCGGGGGAGCAGCGAGCCCGCTGTCCTGATCATCTGCTTCGGGCTGCTCGTCGCCGCGCTCGCCATGAGCCTGGTCTACCCGCAGTGGATACCGATACTCGTTATCACGCCGCTGCTCTCGGTGGCGGTCGCGCTGCCCTACGTCGAGGGCCGGACGCTTCTGCGGTTGATCTTCTCTACCTGGGTCATCGCGGTCGTGATGGTCGCGGTGAGCCGGATCTCCGTGCGGCCTCAGGCCCTGCCGACCTGGTTTATGGACGTGTTCACCATAAGCGCGGTCGCGGCGGCGGTTGCCGTGGTGCTGCTCCTGCTCTGGCAGTTCTCAAGCCGCCTGAGGGATACGCTGGAGCAGACCCGCACCGCCGAAGAACGCTACGCCCTTGTCGAGCGGGGGGTCAACGACGGGCTGTGGGACTGGGACCTCACCCTGAACGTCATCTACTACTCGCCCCGGTGGAAAGCTATGATCCAGGCCCCCGAAACCTCCGTCGGAAAGAGCCCCGACGAGTGGTTCTCCCGCGTACACCCCTCGGACTCGGAGAACCTCCGCCAAGAGATAGACGCCCACCTTGAAGGGCGCAAGAGCCACCTTGAGGTCGAGTACCGCATCCGCAGCGAGGAGCCGGGCCTCGGTTGCCTCTGGATGCTCTGCCGGGGGCTTGCGGTGCGCGACGAAACCGGAGAACCGATAAGGCTCGCCGGATCCCAGACGGACATCACCCGCAGAAAAGAGGCCGAGGAGCGGTTGATCCACGAAGCGCTGCACGACTCCCTGACCGGACTCCCGAACCGGGAGATGTTCCTCTCCTATCTTGGGAGGGTGATCGCCGGAAGAAGAGGCGCCGCTGGTAAGCCTCTTTTCTCCGTACTCTTTATAGACCTCGACAACTTCAAGACCATAAACGACTCGCTCGGACACGACATGGGGGACGGCCTGCTGGTCGCGGTCTCGGAGCGGCTCAGAAGCTCCCTCCGTCCGAGGGACATCGTGGCGAGGCTCAGCGGCGATGAGTTCACCGTGCTCATGGAAGGAACGGTCAGCGAACAGGAGGCCAACCGCGTCGCATCGAGGCTTCTGGACGATCTCAAAGCCCCGTTTATGGTGAAGGGCTACGAGTTGTACACGACGGCGAGCATCGGCCTCGTCGTCGACAACGGCGAGTACGGGAGCGCCGAGGAACCCCTGCGCGATGCGGACACCGCAATGTACCGGGCAAAGGCGCTCGGGCGTTCCGGCATCGGCATCTTCGAGAGCACGATGCACTCGCGGGCGGTCGCCCTCTTCCGGCTCGAAACGGAACTCCGGCGGGCGATGGAACGCAAGGAGTTCGTGGTCCACTACCAGCCGATAATCTCCCTCAAGACCGGGCGCATCGTCGGGGTCGAAGCCCTGGTACGGTGGGAGCACCCCGAGCGCGGCCTGCTCCCGCCCGCCGAGTTCATCCCCGTCGCCGAGGAGACCGGGCTGGTCCTTACAATAGAACTCTTTGTCCTCAGGGAAGCCTGTCATCAGACCGCGCTCTGGCAGAAGCGGTTCCCCGAGCATCAGCCCCTCAACCTCAACGTCAACCTCTCGCGCAACCAGCTCGCCCGGCCCGAGCTCATAGATCAGACCGGAGAAATACTGCGCGAGTCCAGCCTGAGCCCGAGTTCCCTGCGACTCGAGATCACCGAGAGCGTCCTTATGCAGAACCCGGACCTCGCCGCCCTGACCCTCTCACGCCTGCGCGAGATGAACATACAGGTCCATATAGACGACTTCGGCACCGGCTACTCCTCGCTCTCCGCCCTGCACAGCTTCCCGATAGACTCGCTCAAGGTGGACCGCTCGTTTATCGCCCGGCTCGCCCCCGGCGACGAGGCCGAGATAGTCCAGACCATCGTAACCCTCGCTCACAACCTCGGCCTCGACGTTGTCGCCGAAGGCATAGAGACCGAATCGCACCTCGAACGGCTGCGGGACATGGGCTGCGACTTCGGGCAGGGCTTTCTTTTCTCGAAGCCGCTCGACAAGACCTCTCTGCAGAAGCTCCTCGAACTCGACCCCCGCTGGTAGCCTGATCTTACCCGAGCCTTCTCTAATGGTCCTCGGGCGTCCGGTAGCGGGAGGACTCCAGCGACCAGTCGAGGTTGCCGCGCATCCGGGAGCGCAGAACGGAGACGTAGCGTTCAAGGTTCTCATCTATCGTCCGCCCGAAGGATGGCAGCCGCTCCTGCGTTGCGAGGAACTCCCCGACCTCCCGGTCGTGCATCTCGACCGCCGCCCTGCGAGCCTCCTCGATGCTTTTCAGGGACAGGCTCTCCTTCAGGACCAGCACGATGTTGTGTACGTCGCCGCTTGCGAGTTCTTTTCTCAGGGAGATGATGTCGTTCGCCCAGCAGACGGCGTTGTTGGAGCGGCGCGTAAGGGAGTTGACGATCGGGTGTCCGTGAACCTCAGGCGGAAGGTAGATGTCGGTGGTGATCTCGATAAAATCCGCATCCACGAACATGCCGCCGGTTATGGGTCGCATCCGGGAGTAGGTCTGCAGATCCGGTACGGTGTCGCGGCTCCGGTTTGAGGCCTCCCAGAGCGTCGAGTCGAAGTGTTCTTTTACGCTTCTGACGAACCGCCTGAGCCAGAGCGCGGCCGGCACCACGGGCAGCAGCCTGCGCCTGAGATCCGACATGGCGAAGGTCAGGAAGCTCTCTCTCGGTCGCGGCTCGGAGCCGCCGAGCACCTCCATGTAACGCGAGTCCTGAGCGGCGAGAAGATCCGGGCGGCGGCCGATCTGAGCCTCGTCGCAGAGGTCGTCCCGGAAGAACATCCAGGCGTACCAGTCGGAGATGAGCCGCAGACGGTCCCTCGGCGCGCTCGGATGAAACCGCCCGGCGAGCCGCCCGATGTTCGTAGCCCGGACTTTCAGGCGGTCCTCCCTAGTCTCGATAAGGCCCAGACCGTCGGCCCAGCCAACGGTCTCGCGGTGAACCTCGTCGGCGTGCGGGTTGATGCTTGGAGGGAACGGGTAGGCAAGGCCGGGCCAGGCGCTCTGGCTCATTGGCTCCCCCTTTTCGGGCCTCGGAGTCCTGACGGTAACAGGCTTTGAGGCGGATTCTCCGGCCGCTTCTAGGCTGCTTCGATTGATGTTATCACGCGGTTTTTCCCCGCGCTCTTGGCCCGGTAGAGCGCGGCGTCGGCGGTTTCTATAAAGTCCTCGACCGAGCGCATGCCCCCCGTCAACTCGCAGGCGCCGACCGAAACGGTCATGACCGGACCACCGTTCTCGGGGCGGCAAAAGGACTCGACGTTCAGGCGGATCCTCTCCAGCACGACCTTTGCATCGGCGATTTCACAGGCGAGCAGGACAACGAACTCCTCGCCGCCGTACCGCGCCACGAGGTCGTCGGCCCTGAGAGAGCTTCTGAGTATGTCGGCAACGCTTCTCAGCGCGGCGTTCCCCGACTCATGGCCCCGGGCGTCGTTATAGGACTTGAAGTCGTCAAGGTCGAGCATCGCCAGCGAGAGCGGTATCCCGTACTCCCTTGCCTGAAGCATCTTCCGGGAAGCCGCCCGACGGAAGTAAGCCTGATTATGCAGGGCCGTCAGCGGATCGACGTTCGCCGAGCGCCTGAGGGCCGAGACCTCCTCTCGCTCCGAACGGAAAAGGTACAGCACCGCAAGCAGGAGGAAAGCAACCCCCGGACCCTCCAGAAACACGCTCCAGAGCATGATCCCGGCAACGCTGTCGCCCGCGCTGGTAAGGCCGATCAAAGCATTCCTCAGCTGCGCGACAACGGAGACAAGACCCGCCAGCACCACCAGCGTCAGGATGCGCCTCTGAAGCCGCAGGGTAAGCTCCGGCATGATCCTCACCGCGAGATAGACGAAGGCGCAAAGACCCGCCAGCATCAAACCGGAACCGAGCCACAGAAAACTCACCATACCTCCCCATCGGACGGGAGCGTGACCACTCGAAACCTCCACAAACCATCGGACTTCTTATCTGCGTAGCAAGCGCATGCAACGGTCGAATACCGTGTCCGCTGCACGATCGTATTCTACAACGCAGATATGTATTCCGTGAACACCTGGCCTGTCCCCCAAACGGGAAACGGCCCCGGCAAGGACCGGAGCCGCGGGTTCTCTCTGCTCTGGTGGTCGGGGTCTAGCCGTCTTCGGTTTTTCCGTAGCGTCTGCTTTTCCCGGTGGCCAGGACAAACCTACGCCTTGCCCCGGAGTTCAGGACGGCGTTCTGTCCGTTCACGACGGCACCGCCGACGGTGGACCCGATGGCCCCGGTCGCAACCGGTACGTCGGCGGAAGAATCGCCGGAGGAGACGGTCGAGTAATTCTCGACCGTCTGGCTGGAGGTCGAGACCGAACCGGAGCCGGTGGCTACGCCGGTAGCGATGACCGGATCAACCGCCTGCGGGACGTTCGTCTGCGGGATGCTCGGCTGTGGAATATTCGTCTGGGGAACGTCCGTGTAGTGAACGACTTCCTTGTAGTAGACGGGCTGGGGCGGTGCGGGCTCGTAGTAAACCGGCTCTTCGTAGGCCACCTCCTGAGAGACCGGCTGCGGGGCTTCAGCGATGGCGACCTCCTGAGAGTGAGAGGCCGACTCCTCTTCACGCACGGGCTTCGGGTCTTCAGCGGCGATCTCCCCGGCGGCCGCCGTTTCCCCCTGCGGGGCGGCTTCCGGTTCCGACTTCGACTTCGGTTCCGGCTCCGGTTCCTTGCTGGCGGAGGCGACCCGGGCCTCGGGGGGTTCCGGTCCGGCCGCGCTTTCGGCTGTATCTTCATTTTCGGCGGCGGCTCCGGTACGGGCGACTATCTCGCCCTCATCGGTCGAGTCGTCGGTGACGATCGTCCCGACCGAGCCGTCGGCGGCCCGGCCGATGGCGAAGGCGGTGTAGGTCTTGCCCGCCTCGACCGAAACGTCGGGGACGGAGAAGGCCGGGGTATCGGCGCCGGCGGGCGTTACGTCGAGGGTGTAGGTGCCCTCGTCGACCTCGACGTAGCTGGAGGCGTTCGCAAAGCCGGGCAGGGCGAAAAGGTCGGGGCCGTCGGCGACGCTGACCTGCGCCGGTCCAACGTCCGGTACGGCGTGGATGACCCGCACCTTCGCTTTGTCCTCCTCGGCCCGGCGCTCGTCCTCGAAGAGCCGCGCGCCGAAGGTCTCGTCGGCGAGCAGCCCGACGCCGGCTATGGTGTAGCATCTGCCCGCTTCGGCGCTGATCTCAACCTCCAAAACCGGCTCGGAGCTGTCTGCGGTGGCGTAGACCGCGAGCTTGTGCGGGCCCGCCGGAAGGGTGAGGTAAGGGGTGGCATCGAGGTACGACACGTCCGAGAGGGCTTCGATCTCCTTGCCGTCAACCGTTACCTTTACCGCCGGGGCGTCGGGCGAGAGGTGGATCATGCGCACCTTTGCCTCGCCGTCCTGGGCGAGCGCCGGGGCGACAAAGAAGAGCGTCGCGAGTATGAAGCCTACAAGGAACTGCACATCACGGATCGGGTTCCCGAGAGGAGAACGTATAGACCACAACACCCGATCTAGACGACGCGGCTTGCGCCGCCGGGACCCGCCGGGTCGCCCGCTACCCCGGTTCTCGTTGTCGGTACCGTAGTTTATGCCTGTGGTATGCATTCTTCTCCTCTTGCATCGCTGAAAGAACCTTCTCCGATGAGGATCACCGCATAGCGGTTGGCCTCTCCGTCGTACTCGGCACGCTCGAACTCGCACGGGGCGAGGTCGGGGTCCTCGAAGTAGATAAACTCCGTGTTCGTGTCCTCGGCCCGGGCGGCGAGGTCTATCCTGCCGCCGACATACCGCGACTCTGGCGACACCTCACCGACAAAGTCCCGGATGCACCGCTCGTCCTCCTCCGATGTGCCGCCGCACGAACCGACCGACTCACTCAACCCCGCCAGCAGGGCCCGGTCCCCGCCACCCTCCGAAGCCTCGGGCTGCTCCTCGGGAGCCTCTTCGTCAGGAGCTTCTTCATCCGAAGCTTCCTTATCCGGGGCTTCTTCCCGAGGCTGTTCCTCGGGTGGCGGCTCTTCCGAGGTCTCTTCGCGCTCGGTGGCGGGTTCGGCTTCCGGGTTTGTGTTTTCCTCCCCCGTGGTGGCCTCTTCGGTCGCTTCGGGGGCGGCTGGTTCATCGGCGTTCCGGTCGGGGGACGATTCCCGGACGTTCCGTACGTCGCTGATTTCGGGCTCCGGGGAGCGACTCTGGTAGAAAAGGACACCGTTGGCAAGAAGGATCACGGCCAGCACGGCGACGACCGCCACCGGAGTGTTCAGCTTCTCAAGGATGTTCTTTATCATGCCGCGCTTCTCTTCCCTGATTTCCCGACAACGCTCCCGGACCTCGCAGATATCCTGATGCTTTCGGCTGGTTTTACTGAAAGCTCCGGCAGTATGTACTCTCTACGCCGACAAAGCAATGCTCGGATCACTACGAAACCCCGGTTTGCCATGGCCGTGCGTTTCGTGTCCGTACCGGCCCCGAGCCAGTCCCCATGCTGCACGGACTTTTACATCCGTCCTGCGCCGGGGAACGTACTATCGTACCGGACAGAGCAAGCAGGAGCGTCACCACGAAAGCCAGCAGCAGGGAGCCATGAGATGCCCGAGAACGTCCGTTTCAAGAAACCGTACCCGAGGACTTTCGCCCTGGGCGCGACCTTTATCGTAACCGCTCTGCTCGTCTCCTGCGGCGCGGAGTCCGGCGGGGGAGACCAGCCGCAGCCGGAGGACAACGGGTCGAACTCACCGGAGACCACGGCGATAACGGAGGAGACGACCGGGGCATTGTCCGGCGCGGAGGTCGGTGAGGAGGAAGAGGCAAACATGCTCCCGGCACGGGGGATAAAAAAGGAAGATTCCCGGCCCCTCCCCGAAAACCCGCCCGAAGGAACAGAAGTCTACCCCGCCTCCACCAACAGGCTTGTAGACGGGGAGATAGACTACGAGCGGAGCCCGGCGACCAACGGAGATCACAACCCCTTCTGGCAGAACTGCGGCTTCTACGACGAGCCGGTCATGGAGGAGAAGGCCGTTCACAGCCTCGACCACGGTGTTGTCTGGATCACCTACCGGCCCGACCTCGCGCAGCCCGAGATAGACGCCCTGCGCGATACCTACGGCACCGAACCCTACGTGATAGTAAGCCCCTACGAAGAGCAGAATTCGCCCGTCGTTGCGACGGCGTGGCGCGTCCAGCTCGGAGACCTCGACTCCGCCACCGACCCACGCCTCACACAGTTCGTGGACGATTTCCGTGTCAGCGAGCTCGCCCCGCTCTCCGGCAACGGCTGCGTCGGCGGCAGCGGCGAGCCGACGGTCGCCGGGCCGGAGGATTACTACCGGGAGGGTTAGGGCAACCCGCTCTAACGCCAGCCGAGGGTGGCGAGGTCGAGGCGTTCGGTGTCTTCCGCGCTTATCTTCCACCCGAGGGCCCCGGCGTTCTGCGTCGCCTGACGGGCGTCCTTTGCCCCCGGTATCGGCATCGCACCCTTCAGGATAAGCCAGTTCAGGGCGACCTGCGACGGTTCCTTCCCGTTCTCGCGCCCGATGCGGCGCAGCTCGTCAACGACGGGTTCGACCCGCTTCAGGTTGGCCGCCGAGAAGGCCCGTCCGTAGCGGCGCATAAGGCCGGAGGGCCTGTCGCCGGGTCGGTACTTGCCCGTCAAGAGCCCCTGAGCGATGGGGCTGTAGGCGATCAGGGTAACCCCGAGGTCGCGGCAGGCTTCAAGGACGCCGTTTGTCTCGGGCCTGCGGTGCAGGAGGCTGTAGTGAACCTGGTTGGAGGCGAGCCTCACGCCCTGACGGTCCAGCTGCTCGTGGGCGCGGCGCATCGCGTCCGCCGAGTAGTTGCTCACCCCGACGTGCTTTGTCCTGCCGGACTTCACGGCTTCGGCAAGGGTGTCTATCAGGCCGCGCGGCGGGGGGATAGGGGAGTTGAAGTGGATCTGATAAAGGTCCACCTGCGCCACTCCGAGCCGGAGCAGGCTTGCATCGAGGGCGTCGAGGAGCGACGACGCGCTTAAACGGTACGGCAGCGGCGCGAACTTCGTGGCGATGACCGGCTCTTCGTCGAAGCCGCCTTCGCGGAGGATCTCACCGATCAACGCCTCGGATTTGCCGTTGCCGTAGATCTCCGCCGTGTCCACGAAGCGAACGCCGCCGCCGACGCTGGCCCGGAACGCCTCCCCGACCTCGCGTCTGCCGTACTCTTTGCCGTAGCCCCAGATCTGCGACGTACCCCACGCCCACGCTCCGACGCCGAGCGGCGCGGTCCCCAGTTTTTCGGCGAGCGTAACTTCTGTATCCTGCATGATCTTTGCCTCCCGGTAGTGGTCGTGGCTGGTATAAGCTTCCCTGCATTGCGAACCTTGCAAACAAGCCAAAGGCGCAACACGTCAAACTACGAAGAAGAGCAGCGGAGGTTCTATGAGGGAACTGAACCCGAAACTCCTTGAAAACCCCGGCATCGGAAGGGACCTCGACATCGAGTTCACGAGCGTCGCCCCCGACAAGGTCGTCGCGACGATGCCCGTCGACGAACGCCACGTCCAGCCGCTCGGTTACCTGCACGGCGGCGTGAGCGTCGTTCTGGCCGAGTCGGTAGCGAGCGTCGGGGCGTGGGTGAACTGCGAAGAGGGCCAGACGGCCTTCGGGACGGAGATCAACGCAAGCCACCTGCGCGCCAGACGCGACGGAACCCTCACCGCGACGGGAGTTCCCCTGCATCGCGGCGGGTCTTCCCAGACCTGGCAGGTCGAGATAAAGGATGAGCGGGGACGGATGGTCTGCGTCTCGCGCTGCTCCCTCGCCGTCGTGAAGGCCCGACCCGAGGCTGGAGGTTCCTGATGACTCCGTCCGAAAACCCCCCGCACGACCGCACCCGGATGGTTTCGTGGGAAGACCCGGCGCTGACAGCCGCCGCAGCGGCGGAGATGTCCGGCCTCGACTTTATCCGGGCGATGGCTTCGGGCGAGGTCTCTTCGCCGCCGATAGCCCGGCTTATGGGCTTTCACGTCTCGGAGGTCTCGGAGGGACGGGTGGTCTTTACCGTGGAACCGGGCGAGCATCACTACAACCCGATAGGCGCGGTTCACGGCGGTCTTGCCTGTGCGCTCTTTGACTCCGCGATGGGCTGCGCCGTCCATACCGCGCTCCCCGCCGGGACGGGCTACACGACCTTGGAGCTGAAGGTGAACTTCCTGCGACCCATGACATCGCGGACGGGCGAGGTCCACTGCGAGGGGAAGACCATCCACGTCGGGCGCACGACCGCGACCGCCGAGGCCCGCCTCACAAACGGCGAGGGCAAGCTCTTCGGACACGCCACGACCACCTGCATGGTCTTTCCCGGTGGTCGGATCATCTCCGTTGGGGAGGGGCCGTCCCGGTAGCTCTAGGCCTTTGCGAGCAGAAATTCCCTGACTTCACGGTCAAAGGTCTCGGGACGCTCGGCGTGGGGCAGAAGGGCGGTATCGCGGAAGATCCTGTACGCCGTTCTCGGGTTGTGGCTGAGAAACTGGTTCAGCTGGCTTACCGAAGAGGCCGCCCCGGCCTGCTGACCCCAGACGAGCATCGTCCGGTTTGCGACCCTCGGCCAGTACCCGGCGGCGTTGAAGTTGAGCTTGCCGGAGGCGAACGCCGCCGGGAGATACTGCGACCCCGGCCCGTGCCCGGCCCGGTAGTAAGCCGTCACCAACTCGTCGGTTACCTTGTCCGGGTCGTGGTAGGCGGTTTTCTCCAGAAAGTAGCGGATGCTCTTTCTCGAAGCGAGCGCGTGATAGAGCGCGTACCCGACTACGGGCAGCCGGAACACGCCGTAGACGAAGTCGCCGAGCCTGCCCGAAGGGCGATCCAGCGGCCGGTACCCGGTCGGACAGATAAGGACAAGCTTCTTGAAGAGCCTCGGGTTCCTGACGATGGCTGGCAGGGCGAGAGCCGCCGAGAGGGAACTCGCCACGAGGTGCGTCGGGGTACCGCCGATAACTTCCTTGACGAAGCCTTCCAGCTGCTCCGCTACGTCCTGCGGCCGATACTCCCGGGCGGGC
This sequence is a window from Rubrobacter indicoceani. Protein-coding genes within it:
- a CDS encoding GGDEF domain-containing protein, which produces MVSFLWLGSGLMLAGLCAFVYLAVRIMPELTLRLQRRILTLVVLAGLVSVVAQLRNALIGLTSAGDSVAGIMLWSVFLEGPGVAFLLLAVLYLFRSEREEVSALRRSANVDPLTALHNQAYFRRAASRKMLQAREYGIPLSLAMLDLDDFKSYNDARGHESGNAALRSVADILRSSLRADDLVARYGGEEFVVLLACEIADAKVVLERIRLNVESFCRPENGGPVMTVSVGACELTGGMRSVEDFIETADAALYRAKSAGKNRVITSIEAA
- a CDS encoding histone deacetylase, with the translated sequence MHIFTSPACEDHVNANASVESPKRYPAMVSGVEAARLAGAGLEYRDVKPADDEQLLRVHDRGYLDLIRRTSESGGGYLDGDTAVNGRSWDVTRLASGAAVGAVEAAMDGEVSFAVVRPPGHHAGSDYAMGFCLTNHAAVAAAHARSLGAERVAVLDWDVHHGNGTQDIFYGRADVLYLSVHRGGMFYPGTGRLDEVGEGAGAGFTVNIPLRGGSGSAEYGAVFLGVLIPILKEYAPEVLIVSAGYDAHAADPLGGMSLRTGDFGRFAGSLTALCREVGAGPPAFVAEGGYSLESLSQSVAATITGATGGAVDGQTVPEPPVISGKLRDALSPYWRCLRRAVEDKSPS
- a CDS encoding putative bifunctional diguanylate cyclase/phosphodiesterase; its protein translation is MAIDGIQKDTQEPVASGKPQRVVEAGTVRLLQFLDWVVPLVFVFALLTTIASLFFEDGGTVVATGILFCYGLTLVAARALVERGSSEPAVLIICFGLLVAALAMSLVYPQWIPILVITPLLSVAVALPYVEGRTLLRLIFSTWVIAVVMVAVSRISVRPQALPTWFMDVFTISAVAAAVAVVLLLLWQFSSRLRDTLEQTRTAEERYALVERGVNDGLWDWDLTLNVIYYSPRWKAMIQAPETSVGKSPDEWFSRVHPSDSENLRQEIDAHLEGRKSHLEVEYRIRSEEPGLGCLWMLCRGLAVRDETGEPIRLAGSQTDITRRKEAEERLIHEALHDSLTGLPNREMFLSYLGRVIAGRRGAAGKPLFSVLFIDLDNFKTINDSLGHDMGDGLLVAVSERLRSSLRPRDIVARLSGDEFTVLMEGTVSEQEANRVASRLLDDLKAPFMVKGYELYTTASIGLVVDNGEYGSAEEPLRDADTAMYRAKALGRSGIGIFESTMHSRAVALFRLETELRRAMERKEFVVHYQPIISLKTGRIVGVEALVRWEHPERGLLPPAEFIPVAEETGLVLTIELFVLREACHQTALWQKRFPEHQPLNLNVNLSRNQLARPELIDQTGEILRESSLSPSSLRLEITESVLMQNPDLAALTLSRLREMNIQVHIDDFGTGYSSLSALHSFPIDSLKVDRSFIARLAPGDEAEIVQTIVTLAHNLGLDVVAEGIETESHLERLRDMGCDFGQGFLFSKPLDKTSLQKLLELDPRW
- a CDS encoding DUF4397 domain-containing protein, with translation MQFLVGFILATLFFVAPALAQDGEAKVRMIHLSPDAPAVKVTVDGKEIEALSDVSYLDATPYLTLPAGPHKLAVYATADSSEPVLEVEISAEAGRCYTIAGVGLLADETFGARLFEDERRAEEDKAKVRVIHAVPDVGPAQVSVADGPDLFALPGFANASSYVEVDEGTYTLDVTPAGADTPAFSVPDVSVEAGKTYTAFAIGRAADGSVGTIVTDDSTDEGEIVARTGAAAENEDTAESAAGPEPPEARVASASKEPEPEPKSKSEPEAAPQGETAAAGEIAAEDPKPVREEESASHSQEVAIAEAPQPVSQEVAYEEPVYYEPAPPQPVYYKEVVHYTDVPQTNIPQPSIPQTNVPQAVDPVIATGVATGSGSVSTSSQTVENYSTVSSGDSSADVPVATGAIGSTVGGAVVNGQNAVLNSGARRRFVLATGKSRRYGKTEDG
- a CDS encoding DUF3105 domain-containing protein, encoding MPENVRFKKPYPRTFALGATFIVTALLVSCGAESGGGDQPQPEDNGSNSPETTAITEETTGALSGAEVGEEEEANMLPARGIKKEDSRPLPENPPEGTEVYPASTNRLVDGEIDYERSPATNGDHNPFWQNCGFYDEPVMEEKAVHSLDHGVVWITYRPDLAQPEIDALRDTYGTEPYVIVSPYEEQNSPVVATAWRVQLGDLDSATDPRLTQFVDDFRVSELAPLSGNGCVGGSGEPTVAGPEDYYREG
- a CDS encoding TIGR02710 family CRISPR-associated CARF protein, with product MKLRLKALIMVVSRVEAVEAAVEQLSPEIVAVITSQGIAGDVAVECQRLKDRVKFLYAIVDSPMEIQHSFGRFEHLFGLLEERGYPAKDVVLDATGGTTTMRLGTALAAISKGVRMVHQRVHMDLVDGEWIRDESKPIEIVPMENPLESTGLLREGQGVELFDRRDYGAAALIFADVALKVEGAERSHYYTGLTRLSEGYAAWDVADYGTALEKLSAARKELSTSFSDTTFAARAAKLSAVTSANLEFLGKVRGDLSLENVVDMLENARRRIEDQNRYDDGVARLYRCIEMLHQYNLYRKHGLKTKSLDWGRVSEKDKKVFLERTGSGRLPGDLDLMRSRVLDQVLEGKAAGLEENVFRDLLQQRNNSILAHGFEPISSASARNFLRYVDEAISRPQVAEKARHPRLK
- a CDS encoding terpene synthase family protein, with product MSQSAWPGLAYPFPPSINPHADEVHRETVGWADGLGLIETREDRLKVRATNIGRLAGRFHPSAPRDRLRLISDWYAWMFFRDDLCDEAQIGRRPDLLAAQDSRYMEVLGGSEPRPRESFLTFAMSDLRRRLLPVVPAALWLRRFVRSVKEHFDSTLWEASNRSRDTVPDLQTYSRMRPITGGMFVDADFIEITTDIYLPPEVHGHPIVNSLTRRSNNAVCWANDIISLRKELASGDVHNIVLVLKESLSLKSIEEARRAAVEMHDREVGEFLATQERLPSFGRTIDENLERYVSVLRSRMRGNLDWSLESSRYRTPEDH